GATATCCCTTCTCTGTGCCATATTTTTCCCACTGGCCTCTGACACACCTTTGACAATCCTTTCTCAGTtgatttcaacaaacatttgttactATGTACCAGGTTAAGCCTTGGGGAATAAAcgacaagcaaaaagaaaaggtcCCTGgccacaaggagcttacattctaatgtaggAAAGCAAAATATAGATaggaaagtggggaaaaaaaattgaaacttggACGGAGGAAGGAAATGCCAACTTGGGGGAATTGTACTTTAGTCTAGAGAAAGAGTAATGGCTGGTTTGGGCCTTCCCCCAATGGAAGTTCAATGAGATCATCAATAAGAAAagtcacaagagaaaaaaaaaagtccaaaggaAAAATCATGGGGAAATATTGCCCTTAAAGCTAAAAATCATAACAATAACCAgtaaaggggagggaggaatcaCATAAAATCACAAGAATCAAGTAAGTATACTGTTTCTGAAGACAAGGAGAGTGTATTCAAAAGGAGGTAGCAATTAATAGTGTTCAAGGCTTCAGAGGGAAAGAGCTGAAAATATGGCTACTGAATGTTGTAATTAAAAAGTCCATGATGACTTTTAAGAGAGCAAACTCAGGTGAATGGTAAAGATGGTGGTGGTGAGGAGGAAGAATTAGAGACATGtgtaagaaaattttttaaagaattttggaAGTAAAGAGTAGAAGGCACATGGGATGGTAAATGCAGGGAAAGCATAACAGCATTAGAATGATGggtttctgttattgttttggTATTGGGAGAATTGGGTTAAATCTGTGCATAGATAGGAGCCAGtatagagtaaaaaaaattggggagagggaggaagagagagagagagagagagagagagagagagagagagagagagagagagagagagagagagagagagcgcacatGTGTACTGGAACAAAAATCTGGAGtaataaggaaataataaaattaaaggcACAAGCCAAAGATTCAGTCTTAGAATATCACAGATATTCTTCTATGAGAAGACAGTTTGGAGTGATAGCTCTAGGGATTTTAGAGGATTGAGAGTTAAGGGTGTGCACAACTATGAGATAGCCatatattttctcagtaaagagcATATTATACTGGCCTTAGCAATAAAGATTCGAGATATGGAAAGGGCTCTAAAAGGAAAAGACTGCTAGTACTTGTCATATAAGTAGCATGTGTTTCCTTACTCCTATTATATTCTAAGTTGGTGGTCACTATTTCCACAAACACAGTCTAATTTTGTAAATGAGCATACtccaggttgttttttttgttttgtttttaatagccaTTGTTCTTACTATCTTAATACCTTTGCtatgagctaaaaaaaaaaaaaaaaaaaaaaattgttctaattttaaagaaatacatgCAGTATTAAGAAGAAAGGTTTGGAAACAAGACAGGAATTTGCTTCATTTATATGAATTTGCTTTTATGTTCTTTAATATTAAGTGATCATGTGCTTTGGCTGAAATCTTGCTCATGCTATTTAAACACAAAATTATTGCATTCACAAAACGTCCCTCCACTATAATTCCTATGATATTTATTTTCAAGAAAGAGCTTTCCATATTTATTACAGTTTCCCCTAGAGCAAACCCACTCATGTTGAGTAAGCAATTAGCTAATCTTGGAAGCTCTTTCCTCATTCCTGAGTTTTGTCTCCAGTATGAATTATCTGATTTTTCTAAGCTTTCTGTTTTGGCAAAATGATtccccacattcattacattcctaaggtttctctccaatatgaattttctgatgtttgGCAAGAGGTATTCTATGGCAGAAAGCCTTCCCACATTCTTTACACtgataaggtttctctccagtgtgaattttcTGATGTTGAGTGAGATGTGTGCCTCTGTGGAAGGCTTTCCCGCATTCATTGCATttaaatggtttctctccagtatgaattctctgatgttcattAAGTCCTGAGCTCCAGCGGAAAGCCTGCCCACATTCATTACagttataaggtttctctccagtgtgaattctctgatgttgagcAAGCGGTGCTCTCTGAcgaaaggctttcccacattctttacatgtataaggtttctctccagtatgaatcctcTGGTGTTCAGTAAGGTCTGTGCTCCACCGAAAGGCCTTCCCACATTCGTTACaattataaggtttctctccagtgtgaattctctggtgcTGAATAAGACTTCTTCTCTGGCGGAAGGTCTTTCCACATTCTTTACACtgaaaaggtttctctccagtatgaacccTCTCATGTTCATTAAGTTCTGTTATCCACCGGAAGGCCTTCCCACAtagattacattcataaggtttctctccagtatgaattttctgatgttgaGTCAATTCTGTGCTCCGGgggaaggccttcccacattccttacattcataaggtttctctccggtgtgaattctctgatgttcaatAAGGCGTATTCTTTGGCGGAAGGCACTCCCACATTCTTTACATGTgtaaggtttctctcctgtgtgaATTCTCTGGTGTTGAGTGAGTCCTGTCCTCCGGCAGAAAGTCTTCCCACATTCATTGCATTTATAAGGTTTCACTCCTGTATGAACCCTGTGATGACGAGTAAGTTCTGAGCTCCACCGGAAAGCCTTTCCACATgacttacattcataaggtttctctcctgtatggattctctgatgttcaataAGGCGTATCCTCTGCcggaaagcctttccacattcattacatttataaggtttctctccattATGAATTTTTTGATGTTCAGTAAGTCCTGTCTTCCGGCTAAAGGCCTTTCCAcagtcattacattcatatggtttctctccagtgtgaattctctgatgtcgaGTAAGTCCTGTCTTTTGACTGAAgacctttccacattcattacattcattagGCTTCTTTGTAGTAGAAATTCTTTGATTAAGGTTCATGTTATTAGGGAAGGCCTTATTACATTCATTACCTCCAAATGGTTTTACTCCAAGATGTATTATATGATTGTCATTAAGGTCTGAATTATAATTAAAGAATTTCTCACATTCATTCAACTTAGAAAATACCTTATTTAAGCAGTCAGTATTACATTTATTCAAGTGTGAATAGAatctgtagttctttttgtgaacGTCACACTGACGGAGGGTCTTTTCAACAGATACTCTATGTTGAGGGAAAAGGATTGGTCCTACGTAGAAAcctctattatatttattatataaatgtcctgtcccttttttgagaattttctttgaggtgtttttaatttttcttgactgTTTCTCCTCACTTCCCTTTTCTAAGATGGCATTACATTCCCAGACTTTTCCaaacttggaaaaaaagagaCTACTCCTTGTAAATTTTTCTTGGAATGATTCTTCCATAGAGATGCCCATCTCTGGAGTTGACTCCATGGTTTCAGATGTAGTATCCCaatctaaaagaaaattttaaaacgtaaatatcttatttcttttGCCTAACACTTGggtctttattctctctcctccatTAACCAAAATTATTGTCACAAACACTTGTGAAATCTTGTTGACTCTACCTCCACAAGATACCTTTGAATTGATCTGACTATATCATTCTCTAACCTAGTGTAGGGTCTCATCACTTCTCACCAGGATTTCCTGGTGACAGCCTTATAACTGGTCTCAATTCCACCAGTCTATCTTGTCTTTTTTCCCCATACATCACAAGTTATCAGAATGATATTTTGAAAGTACAAGTTGGACCATTTCACTCCCCAACTCAAAAAATTCCCAAAGTTCCCTTTAATTTTCTAGAATCATATCCAAGTTTCTGCTTGGCACCCAAAGTCCTTCATATTTCACATATTATGTGGAACATATTATTACAGTAGCACAACCTTTTTAAAATGCTCACTAAGAAATGGACTAGAAAGTAGCTTGTAAGCCAATTGGATAGCTTTATCACAAATAATACACCAAAATATGCATTTTGTGTTAAGggacacattaaaaaaaagaacaatgaacaaataaagaagggaagtagaatggctattgagaaaaaacaaatgatgGAAATTGGAAAAGAGCAAGTTAACTTTTCCTAAAAACACTCTTCATATCTGAGAATGGAGGTCCATATGAGTAAAGGGATGTCAGGAAAGTTTTTCATTTCAAGCCAAAACAGTTCATCATGGACTGCCTCTGCTGATCTTCCCAGGCAGTGGGAGTTTGAGGATCTTCTGATCCAACATTCTCAAAATTAGTTCCCTCAATGATTAGCTATAGTGGTGTTGGTAATGACTCACCTAGATAGGGAGTTCTTGGAATATCATCCTCTGACATCCAAGGTACTTTCCCTTGTTCCAACTGGTAAATCACACCTGGTTTGGAGACTGATAGTCCTACCAGTGGAAAAAGGAAACGTGTTAGGTTGAGCTCAGAATGTGAAGGGAAGAATCTGGGATCTACCAGATCACAGATTGAAGGCTGGAGCTCAAACTGCCTCCTTCCACggatacaaaacaaaacatgttaaCAAGTTCCCGATCCTGAGTCCACAAAAGAATGGATAATATCTATTTTCTGCAAGATGAGAATCACCCTTTACTAAAGAATCCTACAGCATGTGTGGCATGCAAGAATGCACAGAAcattgggtctgaagtcaggaaaacctgacttataatccagcctcagacacttattatctgtgtgacctggaGAAGGTTACTTCatacctgtttgccttaattctgtaaaaatggggataacagagTCACTCTCCCAaggttaaatgagataacatttgcacAATGCTTGGAAAACCTGTATAAATAGTGATACATACATGCTAGCTATTAACAAAGGAAACGAAATCTCTCCAATGAGAAGAATAAGAAGCAAAGGGGGAGGCTGTTCTTACCCAAGCAGACCAGGTTCCTGTAGTTCTCCAGCATTACATCCCTGTACAATGCTTTCTGAGAAGAGTGCAGGTGCCCCCACTCTTCTGGGGTAAATTCCACAGCCACATCCTTGAATGTCACTGGTTCCTGAAATACCAAATATAGTTCTGTATTcccagtttcccttttttttatggACGTGGAAGGATGAATACAATTGGTTTTTAACAGAATCACTAAGTCTAATACATAGATGGACACTCAGAGGCCTTAGAATCCCTTCCGCTCCTTCCCCAAAACATGGGGCTACAGCTTCCTCCTGAAGACCTCCAaagcagcccattctactttcaGAAAACTCTGATTATTAGGAATTTTATTCAGAGGCTGAACATAAACTTGGTTCTTGGTAACTCCTCCCCATtgtttctccttctgtctctagAGACCAAACATTACCAGCCTAATCTTTCTCTTgcatgttgttgtttttcagctTTGACTAACAGtccctgaccccatttggggttttcttgacaaagataccagaataatttgctattttcttctccagctcattttatagacacagtgaagtgacttgctcaggatcacatggcCCAtcagtgtcagaggctggatttgaatttaggaagccagtcttcctgattcctagccCAGGGGTCTGGGGACTATGGCACTCCCCAACCCTGTGCCCTCCAAATGACCACTGGGCAAATACCTGGAGGGTGGAACCCTCCCTTTTCCAGGATTGAAAAACCTCACTCTTCAGGTGCCCTTTTTACCCTTGCTCCTCCAAGGCCCTATGCCTTCTGCTGGATCTGTGCCACTTGATGACCATGGGTGACTGCTGCACTTCTTAGCTGAGGCCCAGGCAGATGGCAGTGAAACGCTTCTTCCAGATGCCAGCCTTGGCAGGCAGCTTTTCTGGAGGTCCCATCCCAGGCTATAGGCTTCTCTATTTAAAGTCCAAGACTCCTATTTCCTGAGgatttattatctcattcctaGCCTTCTCTAGCCTACTTTAGGGAAGGTGACTTTGAGGCCAAGAGCTTTAACATCATAAAATCCATCTGGAGAAAAAAGGTCAAAAATCCcaaaggaaatcatgaaaaaaattaggaatgaaaGGAGGTCCTCTGGCAatacactgtttgcctcagtttcctcatctataaaaggagctggagaaggaaatggcacatctCATCCACCCTTAGCTTCACTCTCAAGACCAAGGAATCCTTTCCTCTGCTCTAAAAGTATGGTCAGGATGTGAACTCCCTGAGAATATGGATAATTGTGCTTTAGTATTTGTATACTCAGTGTTTAgcaaatagtaaatgtttaacaaatgtttccttcctttcttcattcaatCCACAAAACTAATTTGTACTGGTTAAAAAACAGAACATTCAATTATTGAAACAAAATGGTAGTgtttcatgtaaaatgtatgggattgcctgtcatcaaggggagggagtagagggagggaggggataatttggaaaaatgaatataagggataatgttataaaaaaaattactcatgcatatatactgtcaaaaaaatttataaataaaatttttttaaaatggtagtgttttcaacaacaatactgtatgaggatgtattctgatggaagtggaaatcttcaacataaagaagatccaagtcacttccagttgatcaatgatggacagaaacaactacacccagagaaggaacactgggaagtgaatgtaaattgttagcactactgtctatctacccaggtcacttacaccttcggaatccaatacttaatgtgcaacaagaaaatggtatttacacacatgtattgtatctaggttatattgtaacacatgtaaaatgtatgggattgcctgtcatctaggggagggagtagagggagggaggggataatttggaaaaatgaataaaaaaaaaattaaaaaaaaaaaaatggtagtgTTTAATAAACCAAGACACCAGTGACTGGGTTAGGATTCTTTCACTAACAAAAAAGATGGCAaaattggaaagtaatttggtGGAAATTAGGCTTAGACCAACACTTCCCAACTCTTCCTGCCACCAAGCTTAAAATGAATACAAGACCTAAACATCAAAAGTCATGTcttaagtaaattagaggaaaagAGTAATTTTCATGattatgggggggagggggcaaatATTAAATAGAGATgatcataaaagtaaaaaggaatttttgaaattcagaataagcaaaataaatgcaattaGGATTAGAAGGTAAATGGTTAACAGGGAGaaaatcttttaacaaagaatCTTGGCTCTATCAACaaactttattaagcacctaccggGAGACAAGACCCTGCCCCCCAGAACTCCCAGTTTTACTGGAGGagacaataataaatataataaatatatataaatatataaataaatatatataaagtgataataaatataaataaataaataaatataaagagtaaATGGGAAAGTGTAATGAAGGGAAGCACTGGAATTAGAAGGGCTAAGAAAATCTTGCAGAATATGGGACtttagttggaatttaaaggaaaCTTCAGAGCTGAGGAGGGAGCATCTGCAGGGGTGGGAGACAAGTTCATACAACAGCTAGGAGGCCAGTGCCCCTGGAGCAGAGTACCTGTGGGTGAGTGACAAGGGACAGAGTCTGGAAAGCGGGAGAGGGGTAGATCATGAAGGGCTTAGAACGCCAAACAGAGCACCTTGTGTTTGCTCCTGCAGGCCATAGGGGCCACCAGAGTTTAGAAAGTAGGGGTGAGATCAGAAGACCTGGGCTATAAGGAAATCCCTTTATGGAGGATGGACTGTATCAAGGAGAGATTCGGGGCAGCCACGTATGTGTTTCCCTGTTTGAACATAAGCTCCTctcatattctgatggaagtggaaatcttcaacaaaaagaagatccaactcacttccagctgatcaatgatggacagaaaccactacacctagagaaggaacactgggaagtgaatgtaaaatattagcactactgtctatctaccaaggttacttatacctttggaagctaataattaatgtgcaacaagaaaattgcatttacacacatatattgtatctaggttatattgtaacacatggaaaatgtatgggattgcctgtcatctaggggagggagtagagggagggaggggaaaatctggaaaaatgaaaacaagggataatggtatatataaaaaattactcatgcatatatactgtcaaaaaaatttttataattataaaattaaaaaaagaaattaaaaaaaaaaaaaagaacataagctCCTCGTAGGCAGGGACTGTCTCATTTGTATTTGTGTCTTGGGTGGTTAATGCAATGGCTAGCGCTTAATATGTTTAATGAATGCATTGTCATTCTTTGATCCGGTGAATGtaagaaatttagaaagattGAGGACAGACTTCTTTCAAGGTAGAGAACACTGACAGGCTTGCCCGAGGCATTCGCTACTTTGGCTTAACCAATCTCTTTGCTAGAATGAAGAGTTTGCCTAATTGGGTTGGagatggaaggaaagggagaTGCTGGGGATTGACAGTGATgttcaaaaaacccaaaacacacttgaaaataaatttttaaaaaggaaatacaacAAAATATGGAGGGTTGGATTAAATCTACGAGTCTTTGAAAGGCCAAGTTTATTGGTTtataggaaatggaaaagaaatgtatataaagGGAAAACCAAGATTTTTATTTCAGGAAACAGGAAACTCTCACATACTTGGTGATTCCTGGAGGGCAGGAGCACAGGAGCCATTTTGTTCACCTTTAGCAGAGTTCTCCGAAGTTGGACCTAGGGAGAAAAGGGACGCTGTGAGCAGGGCTGGCCCTTCCTTGTAATGTCCAGAGCTCGGACCCAGAAGCGCTCACATACCAACCTGCTGAGGCAGACCAGAGGGAGCTTGTGAGCTGTTCCCAAAATATAATTGAATTCAGAAACAACTGAATCAGTAAGCACCTTTTATGTGCAAGGACACGTAGGGGAAATAAGGACCCAAATGAACAAGATCCTGGTTTCCCAAAGCTTACGTGCACAAAGTAGACACTAGATAACTTGTGGAAAGAGAGAGCGCTGACCACTGGGAGTGAGAGGGAGGGGCACCTGAGGAGCAGACATCCAAAGGGCATTCCAGGCCCTGAGGGTGTGGGCACCTGTGGGAAAGCCTGGAGACAGAAGGTCACGTTTGGGAAGGGGGAGCAGCTGGGTCTGAAATCTGTGCAGGTCACATTTATGGAAGGAAAAGCCCGACTGAGTCATAGCTGACAACATTGGGCAACGGCTCAGATTGGTAACGAGCAATGATGGGAATTAAGTCTGGATCGACTAGAGCGGCTAAAGTGAGACGCCCCTTCTGCACCAGGCTGAGACACTTGCGCTTCGAGTACATGCGAGCAGGGAAGAGACTCACTTTCAAAGCCATTTTGAGGACGGGTCGGGGAAGGCAATAACACAAATGAGAGGCCATGGAGGCACTTCCCTGCGCATCCCTCAGGGGCACACCATGGGACTGGATGCCAGGCCTTAACTGCCTCCACCTGCATGCCCACCCATTCCCGAGTCTAGATTAGAATGCCACCATCTGTCCTCCTTTCTATTCTATTTAACCATTTCTTGTGGACTACTGCAATCACCAACTTGtttccctgcctcaagtttcttcctCGTTACCCCCTGCTCCAACCAACTGCCAAAGGGCCCTTGCTAAAGGGCTCACCACATTGATCCCGTCTAAAAACATCCCAGTGGTTCTCCAGTATCTCTAGGATAAAACCCACTTTTTCCTCACATGTGCCTTGTAGAATCTTGAGCTTCCTTCAAAGCTAAGCcccctcctattttttttaatgatcgcTTCTTTACCCCCTACTCCACATGGCTCAGTTACTTTTagtataaaaatttaatttacttaatttGGAGATTAGATCTCTCTAGCTTGCCCAGGCTAGAAGTAGCCACTTAGAGGTCCAATCCTCAGAATTACTGGCATGGCAGCTTTTACCCTGCTCCATTTCCTGGCTGGGTAATCTGAGCCCTCCTGGAGCAGTGTGATGGCTCTCCACCTCTAGAGGCTCACCATACTGAGACCGGACTTCACGTGGATCCCCCCTCTGCCTCAGCACTCCTGAAGCTCCAGACTCCCAGACTCAAGGGATCCACCAAGTTCGGCCTCCCCATCTTCCTGCTAGAAACTATTATAAACTACTTTGAGTGTGGACAGCTAGGAGCAAGATGGCTGGAGCACCAGATGTGGAGTCGCGAAAAGATAAGACCAGACCCTggttgatcctgggcaagtcactttcctctCGATTTCGTCTTCTGTaaagtaagctggagaagaaaatggccgactactccagcatctctgccaagaaactccaaataaggccaccaagagtcagacacaactgaaaacaattctGAGTTTACTGCCATGGTGCTTCCACTGGCAGAATGTGAATGGCAGGTGTCTTTTGCCTTAAGCATGTGGGCTGGCTTACGAGGTATTCTTTCTGGCATGGTGATACATGACTGGTTCTGTAGTCAGAGaaccatttctaaatctatgggCCAAGATTTAGTTATCGACTGgtcagagaggggaaggaaggagacgGGGCCAGAGGTGCTTTGAGGTTGGAAATCTTCCGGTGTGCTCCACAGAAATAGTCACGTTTGTAGGAGAGAAGATAATGACTTTGGGTTTGGAAAGGAAGATggcaaaagggaaggaggaatgtGTGAAGGAAAGGAGAGTAAGAGAGATGGAAACGCAGGCTGTAAGCCTGGGAAAGGATTCCAGAGGGTCTCTGGAGAGTACAGgtgagggggagaagaggaagaagacaggAAGGTAAAAACACCATGGGGTAGGCCAAGGTGGAGGGGAGAAGAGGCCTGGCCGGTGTGGGCAGATGAAGGGGGGTGGATAAAAGGGAAGGACTAGAGGAAGGACATGAGGGAGAGGAGGGGGTAAAGCAGGTGGGGAGAGAGGTAAGAGACTGGCGAGGAggctggggaaggaagggaacagGACGAAGAAGGGTGGGGGAAGACGGGAGAAGGTGTAAAAAAAGATGGGGCAAAAGGAGTAAGtggaagaggaggaaatgaactggcagagccagagagaggagagagccaaggggggagggggacaagaaaaggaagaaagggggaggagagagaagaaagggcaGCGGAAGATGGATCATAGGACGGCTGAGCTGCAGCTACTACTGGGACACAGGCAGAGCAGGCAGAG
This sequence is a window from Sminthopsis crassicaudata isolate SCR6 chromosome 1, ASM4859323v1, whole genome shotgun sequence. Protein-coding genes within it:
- the LOC141543582 gene encoding LOW QUALITY PROTEIN: uncharacterized protein LOC141543582 (The sequence of the model RefSeq protein was modified relative to this genomic sequence to represent the inferred CDS: inserted 1 base in 1 codon; substituted 2 bases at 2 genomic stop codons), which gives rise to MAPVLLTAKAPHQELLTFKDVAVVFTREEWGQLVPSQKELYRDVMLENYQNLVCLGLTDTKPDVIHQLEQRQVLWMPEKGPRSSRPDWELSPQTKQSAAKKKSNSVAKSSQKRFRNRADFVTKLGNTREEGNSLDEPNHEEKPYECKHCGKAFQRRTGLTNHEKVHRGIKSFKCNVCGKVFRRSTHLTRHQRIHTGEKPYECNRCGKAFHRRTGLNEHQKIHTGEKPYECNTCGMAFRWNTGLLRHQAVHSGEKSYECNVCGLAFFERKSLVQHQRSHTGEKHYECKTCGMAFFKRKSLTQHQRLHTGKKPYECDTCGKAFFWKTGLICHQTVHTGEKPYECNKCGKSFSRKAGLAQHSTIHTGEKRYKCKKCGMAFRQSTHLAQHQSVHAEQKPHKCHECGKSFSRKTGLNHHEKIHTCNKVLEKVVSKEMPIVLLIRYNLHNVGKIASFFEPLPDLASLSTTWTLLRPLFGEGSGTGLGLIPLESEVQLRRTLLKVNKMAPVLLPSRNHQEPVTFKDVAVEFTPEEWGHLHSSQKALYRDVMLENYRNLVCLGLSVSKPGVIYQLEQGKVPWMSEDDIPRTPYLDWDTTSETMESTPEMGISMEESFQEKFTRSSLFFSKFGKVWECNAILEKGSEEKQSRKIKNTSKKILKKGTGHLYNKYNRGFYVGPILFPQHRVSVEKTLRQCDVHKKNYRFYSHLNKCNTDCLNKVFSKLNECEKFFNYNSDLNDNHIIHLGVKPFGGNECNKAFPNNMNLNQRISTTKKPNECNECGKVFSQKTGLTRHQRIHTGEKPYECNDCGKAFSRKTGLTEHQKIHNGEKPYKCNECGKAFRQRIRLIEHQRIHTGEKPYECKSCGKAFRWSSELTRHHRVHTGVKPYKCNECGKTFCRRTGLTQHQRIHTGEKPYTCKECGSAFRQRIRLIEHQRIHTGEKPYECKECGKAFPRSTELTQHQKIHTGEKPYECNLCGKAFRWITELNEHERVHTGEKPFQCKECGKTFRQRRSLIQHQRIHTGEKPYNCNECGKAFRWSTDLTEHQRIHTGEKPYTCKECGKAFRQRAPLAQHQRIHTGEKPYNCNECGQAFRWSSGLNEHQRIHTGEKPFKCNECGKAFHRGTHLTQHQKIHTGEKPYQCKECGKAFCHRIPLAKHQKIHIGEKPXECNECGESFCQNRKLXKNQIIHTGDKTQEXGKSFQD